A genomic window from Candidatus Thiocaldithrix dubininis includes:
- the ccoP gene encoding cytochrome-c oxidase, cbb3-type subunit III, whose protein sequence is MANPVKDPLTGAETTGHVWDETLQEFNNPLPRWWLWTFYGTIIFALVYWFMYPSFPFAKSYFKGFNTISYKTDAGEEKTTHWNMRALLAHDTQNSEDVANQKAYLEKVNQASFDQIASDPDMSEFVRSYGKGIFGDYCAACHQAGGQGVIGKYPNLVDDDWLWGGDATSITNTIRNGHLGYMPPFKETLDNNQLTQVANYVLSLSGEANDASSAAEGQKIFQGETGGCYYCHGKEGKGLTSQGSANLTDKVWTLANVPAGATQEEKLNAVRNIVEYGVNRQMPAWNTRLSDTEIKVLAAYLKQMSSSAQ, encoded by the coding sequence ATGGCAAATCCTGTAAAAGACCCTCTGACCGGTGCAGAAACCACAGGTCACGTGTGGGATGAGACCCTACAAGAGTTTAACAACCCACTGCCGCGTTGGTGGTTATGGACATTCTACGGTACGATTATTTTCGCATTAGTCTACTGGTTTATGTATCCATCCTTCCCATTCGCGAAAAGCTATTTCAAAGGTTTTAACACCATTTCCTATAAAACGGATGCAGGTGAAGAGAAAACCACTCACTGGAATATGCGTGCATTATTAGCGCATGATACGCAAAACAGTGAAGATGTAGCCAATCAAAAAGCGTACTTAGAAAAAGTTAACCAAGCTTCTTTTGACCAAATCGCCAGTGATCCAGATATGTCTGAGTTCGTGCGTTCGTATGGTAAAGGGATCTTTGGTGACTACTGTGCAGCTTGTCACCAAGCAGGTGGTCAAGGTGTGATTGGTAAATATCCCAACTTAGTGGATGACGATTGGTTATGGGGCGGGGATGCAACCTCTATCACAAATACCATTCGTAACGGTCACTTAGGTTATATGCCACCGTTCAAAGAAACGTTGGATAATAACCAATTAACACAAGTAGCTAACTATGTGTTAAGCCTGTCTGGTGAAGCAAATGACGCTTCCTCTGCTGCGGAAGGTCAAAAAATCTTCCAAGGTGAAACCGGTGGTTGCTACTACTGTCATGGTAAAGAAGGCAAAGGTTTAACCAGTCAAGGTTCAGCTAATTTAACCGATAAAGTATGGACTTTAGCCAATGTACCGGCGGGTGCAACTCAGGAAGAGAAGTTAAATGCGGTTAGAAACATTGTGGAATATGGCGTAAACCGCCAAATGCCAGCATGGAATACGCGTTTATCTGATACAGAAATCAAAGTATTGGCAGCGTACTTAAAACAAATGTCTAGTTCTGCACAATAA
- a CDS encoding cbb3-type cytochrome c oxidase subunit 3, translating into MADFWTWILDLGNSKTVALLIFFTTFVGIVLYVYSSKRRSERLESYRYMPLMDDDEADHRVKAAEAAHAKGEK; encoded by the coding sequence ATGGCTGATTTTTGGACGTGGATTTTAGACCTAGGTAACAGTAAAACTGTTGCGCTATTGATCTTTTTCACTACCTTTGTTGGCATTGTGCTCTATGTCTACTCCAGTAAACGGCGTAGCGAACGGCTAGAATCGTATCGCTATATGCCGTTAATGGATGATGATGAAGCGGATCATCGAGTCAAAGCAGCAGAAGCCGCTCATGCTAAAGGTGAGAAATAA
- the ccoO gene encoding cytochrome-c oxidase, cbb3-type subunit II, with the protein MFKHESIETNSALLIVLTLVAISIGGLVEIVPLHYINGTVEEVKDPVSGLETIRPYTPLEQRGRDIYIREGCYTCHSQMIRPFRDEDLRYGHYSLAAESKYDHPFQWGSKRTGPDLARLGGKYSNDWHVQHLTAPRSVVPESIMPNYPWLSKNELAFDDIKERMVALKRVGVPYSLTKEEYQNNVKRFGEDVAMKLDINNAENILTAQAASGNYDGNPDKLTEMDALVSYLQVLGTMVDFSKYDEDYFIQFR; encoded by the coding sequence ATGTTTAAGCACGAAAGTATAGAAACCAATTCCGCGCTACTAATCGTTTTAACCTTAGTGGCTATTAGTATCGGTGGGTTAGTAGAAATTGTTCCCTTACACTACATCAATGGTACAGTTGAAGAAGTCAAAGACCCTGTGTCTGGCTTAGAAACCATTCGCCCGTATACGCCATTAGAGCAACGCGGTCGCGATATTTATATCCGCGAAGGTTGCTATACCTGTCACTCGCAAATGATTCGTCCCTTCCGTGATGAAGACCTACGTTATGGTCACTATTCACTGGCGGCTGAATCTAAATACGATCATCCATTCCAATGGGGTTCTAAACGTACAGGTCCAGACTTAGCGCGTTTAGGTGGCAAATACTCTAACGACTGGCACGTACAGCATTTAACTGCTCCGCGTTCTGTTGTGCCTGAGTCGATTATGCCTAACTATCCTTGGTTATCTAAGAATGAACTAGCATTTGATGACATCAAAGAACGCATGGTGGCATTGAAACGTGTTGGTGTGCCTTATTCTTTAACTAAAGAAGAATATCAAAACAACGTTAAGCGTTTCGGTGAAGACGTTGCGATGAAGTTAGACATCAATAATGCTGAGAACATCCTTACTGCACAAGCAGCGTCAGGTAACTATGACGGTAATCCAGACAAGTTAACTGAAATGGACGCACTCGTATCTTACTTACAAGTTTTAGGTACGATGGTTGACTTCAGCAAATATGATGAAGATTATTTCATTCAATTCCGTTAA
- the ccoN gene encoding cytochrome-c oxidase, cbb3-type subunit I — MAHSAALSSEQYNYEIVKKFAIASIFWGILGITAGVYIASELAWPFLNFDIAQITFGRLRPLHTSGVIFGFGGNALFATSYYVVQRTCQARLAGGTFWPNFTFWGWNLSVLIAGVLYLFGYTQGREYAEPVWFVDIAITVVWVVYFLIFTVTLVKRNQPHIYVANWFYMSFILATALLHIFNNLAVPVSLTSATSYSLFSGAQDAMTQWWYGHNAVGFFLTAAFLGMMYYFVPKQAGRPVYSYRLSIIHFWALSFMYMWVGTHHLHWTAIPDWTSTLAATFSILLLMPSWGGMINGIMTLSGAWDKLRTDPIMMFMITALSFYGMSTFEGPMMSLKSVNALSHYTDWTVGHVHSGALGWVAMISIASLYHMIPRLWNTTLYSMKLVYTHFFIATIGIILYITALWVSGIGQGLMLRAFDKYGNLAYTFVETVVFMHGPLVARAVGGMFFLAGMLIMAYNIYMTIARAKQEERVPAIQAAKA, encoded by the coding sequence ATGGCTCATAGTGCTGCACTCTCGTCAGAGCAATACAACTATGAAATCGTGAAGAAATTTGCGATTGCGTCAATTTTCTGGGGGATTCTCGGAATAACGGCTGGGGTTTATATCGCTTCCGAACTGGCATGGCCGTTTCTGAATTTTGATATAGCTCAAATTACTTTTGGACGTCTACGTCCTTTACATACCAGTGGTGTTATTTTTGGTTTCGGCGGTAATGCACTATTTGCAACGTCTTACTATGTGGTGCAACGGACTTGTCAAGCACGCTTAGCTGGCGGCACGTTCTGGCCAAACTTTACCTTCTGGGGTTGGAACTTATCCGTGTTAATCGCAGGTGTTTTATACCTGTTTGGTTACACTCAAGGTCGTGAATACGCAGAACCCGTTTGGTTTGTGGACATTGCAATTACTGTCGTTTGGGTTGTTTACTTCCTAATCTTCACTGTAACGTTAGTTAAACGTAACCAACCGCACATCTACGTAGCGAACTGGTTCTACATGTCCTTCATTTTAGCAACAGCCTTACTGCACATCTTCAATAACTTAGCAGTGCCTGTTAGCTTAACTTCAGCGACTTCATACAGCTTGTTCTCTGGTGCACAAGATGCGATGACACAATGGTGGTACGGTCACAATGCGGTAGGTTTCTTCTTAACGGCGGCATTCTTAGGCATGATGTACTACTTCGTTCCTAAACAAGCAGGCCGTCCCGTTTATTCTTATCGTTTATCTATCATCCACTTCTGGGCATTAAGCTTCATGTATATGTGGGTTGGTACTCACCATTTACACTGGACTGCAATCCCTGACTGGACTTCAACCTTAGCAGCTACTTTCTCTATCTTACTGTTAATGCCATCTTGGGGTGGTATGATCAACGGTATCATGACCCTATCAGGTGCTTGGGACAAATTACGGACTGACCCTATCATGATGTTCATGATTACTGCGTTGTCATTCTATGGTATGTCTACCTTTGAAGGTCCAATGATGTCACTGAAGAGCGTAAACGCACTGTCTCACTACACTGACTGGACAGTAGGTCACGTACACTCTGGCGCATTAGGCTGGGTTGCTATGATTTCTATTGCATCGCTGTATCACATGATTCCACGTTTATGGAATACCACTTTATACAGCATGAAATTGGTTTACACTCATTTCTTCATCGCTACTATCGGTATCATTCTTTACATTACTGCACTGTGGGTTTCTGGTATCGGTCAAGGTTTAATGTTACGTGCCTTTGATAAATACGGTAACTTAGCTTATACCTTCGTTGAAACAGTTGTGTTTATGCACGGTCCTTTAGTCGCTCGTGCGGTTGGCGGTATGTTCTTCCTAGCAGGTATGTTAATCATGGCCTACAACATTTACATGACGATTGCCCGCGCTAAACAAGAAGAGCGCGTACCTGCAATTCAAGCAGCTAAAGCGTAA
- a CDS encoding diacylglycerol kinase, whose amino-acid sequence MAYSGNKGIKRLLKAGQFSWQGISAAYQHEEAFRQEIWVSLVGIPLAIWLGDNGIEKALMIGSLLFLMIVELLNSAVEAVVDRIGMERHELAGRAKDMGSAAVTIAIINTVLVWFFMLS is encoded by the coding sequence ATGGCTTATAGTGGCAATAAAGGTATCAAACGTTTGCTAAAAGCAGGGCAATTTTCATGGCAAGGCATTAGTGCGGCTTATCAACATGAGGAAGCTTTTCGCCAAGAAATTTGGGTAAGTTTAGTGGGTATCCCATTAGCAATATGGCTGGGAGACAATGGTATAGAAAAGGCGCTGATGATTGGTAGTTTGCTATTCTTGATGATTGTCGAGTTATTAAACTCAGCCGTAGAAGCCGTGGTAGATCGCATCGGTATGGAGCGCCACGAACTCGCGGGCAGAGCAAAAGATATGGGTTCAGCAGCGGTGACAATTGCCATAATAAACACAGTATTAGTTTGGTTTTTCATGCTTTCTTGA
- the queF gene encoding preQ(1) synthase, which yields MERPSRPSKELQTFPNPNPQRDYTIRIDIPEFTCVCPLTGQPDFAQFKLEYVPNEKCVELKALKMYMWSYREEGAFHEAVTNKILEDLAKATEPRFMRLTGVWNVRGGIYTTVVVEHRQDGWIPSPKVELP from the coding sequence ATGGAACGTCCAAGTCGTCCAAGTAAAGAATTACAAACATTTCCTAATCCCAACCCACAACGCGATTACACCATTCGCATTGATATTCCTGAATTTACCTGCGTTTGTCCGCTTACGGGTCAACCAGATTTCGCACAATTCAAACTGGAATATGTGCCTAATGAAAAATGCGTCGAATTAAAAGCGCTAAAAATGTACATGTGGAGCTACCGTGAAGAAGGCGCGTTCCACGAAGCCGTTACCAACAAAATTCTTGAAGATTTAGCCAAAGCGACCGAACCGCGTTTTATGCGTTTAACCGGCGTATGGAATGTGCGTGGCGGTATTTACACCACAGTAGTGGTAGAACATCGCCAAGACGGTTGGATTCCCTCCCCCAAAGTCGAGTTACCTTAA
- a CDS encoding VWA-like domain-containing protein — translation MSDLDLTAIEAKLTAARTKLILDKPFLGALVLRLPLQAADPSWCATTGTDARKFYYNPEYVQELRPEEAQFVLAHEALHCALSHFARRQHRVKHRWDLACDYAINPILVADGLKPPPGMIMLKEYVGMTAEEIYPCIADNDMSETLDQHLYDKEDNPNEGGRNTSENPMDSRQGEQPPQPNESDKPNANPQQGKATQGSGQQPEFDAQAAGGQAPPPPLNQQEAEELRVQWQQRLAGAAQQAQQAGKLSAVMQRLVQELLQPRLPWRSLLAHYMTAVARDDYSYMRPSNRRGNPAIFPTLKSQQVNAVVALDVSGSVSDKELQACLAEINAIKGQVRATVTLLACDSAIIEGFPQRFEPWEEVSLPPKIAGGGTTDFRPVFDWLTQQDQAADIVVYFTDAQGYFPSMPPHFPVIWLVKGRGTVPWGIRVQLNE, via the coding sequence ATGTCAGACCTTGATTTAACTGCCATTGAAGCCAAGCTTACCGCCGCCCGCACCAAGCTGATCTTAGATAAGCCGTTTTTAGGCGCATTGGTATTACGCTTGCCCTTACAAGCGGCTGACCCCAGTTGGTGTGCAACCACCGGCACAGATGCCCGCAAGTTCTATTACAACCCCGAATACGTGCAGGAACTACGCCCCGAAGAAGCGCAATTTGTATTAGCGCATGAAGCCTTACACTGTGCCTTATCGCACTTTGCTAGGCGACAACATCGCGTGAAGCACCGTTGGGATTTAGCCTGTGATTATGCGATTAACCCTATCTTAGTTGCCGATGGTCTGAAACCACCACCGGGTATGATTATGCTCAAAGAATATGTGGGGATGACAGCAGAGGAAATTTATCCCTGTATTGCCGATAACGACATGTCGGAAACCTTAGACCAGCATTTATACGACAAAGAAGACAACCCCAATGAAGGCGGGCGCAATACCAGCGAAAACCCGATGGATTCGCGGCAAGGTGAACAGCCTCCCCAACCGAATGAGTCAGACAAACCGAATGCTAATCCCCAACAAGGCAAAGCTACACAGGGTTCTGGTCAACAACCCGAATTTGATGCACAAGCTGCCGGTGGACAAGCCCCGCCCCCGCCGTTAAATCAACAAGAAGCAGAAGAATTAAGGGTACAATGGCAACAACGCTTAGCAGGCGCGGCACAACAAGCCCAGCAAGCGGGTAAACTTAGCGCGGTGATGCAACGCTTAGTACAAGAATTATTGCAACCGCGTTTACCGTGGCGCAGCTTACTGGCGCATTATATGACAGCCGTAGCACGGGATGATTATAGCTATATGCGCCCTTCCAATCGGCGTGGCAATCCGGCTATTTTTCCCACCTTAAAAAGCCAGCAAGTCAATGCAGTGGTCGCCTTGGATGTCAGTGGTTCAGTCTCGGATAAAGAACTACAAGCCTGCCTTGCCGAAATCAATGCCATTAAAGGGCAAGTACGCGCCACCGTTACCCTATTAGCTTGCGACTCTGCAATTATTGAAGGCTTCCCGCAGCGTTTTGAGCCTTGGGAAGAAGTCAGTTTACCGCCTAAAATTGCCGGAGGGGGTACAACCGATTTCCGCCCCGTGTTTGATTGGTTAACGCAGCAAGATCAAGCAGCGGATATTGTGGTTTACTTTACCGATGCGCAAGGTTACTTCCCCAGTATGCCGCCCCATTTTCCCGTAATTTGGTTAGTAAAAGGGCGCGGCACAGTACCGTGGGGAATACGCGTTCAATTAAACGAATAA